CGCCCTGGCCGTTGGTGTAGCGTTCGACTTCCAGCACCAGATCCTGCTCTTCGGTGTCGATCACCTTGTCCGCGCCCAACTCGCGCAGCCAGGCCCGGCTGCCGCTCTCGCTGGTGGCGGCGATGACCTTGGCGCCCAGCGCCTTGGCCAGTTGCACGGCCTGCGGTGCATGGCAGTGGGCGGCTTCGGTGATCAGCACATGCTGGCCGGGCTGCACGGCTGCCAGGTCGACCAGGGCGAAGTAGGCATACAGGTGCCCGGTGTAATGCACGGCCGCCTCTTGCGGCGACAGCACATCCGGGTAACGGGTCAGCGCCAGGCGCGGGATCAGCACCAGATCGCCCCAGGCTTGATACTGGTTGGGGCTGAAGGCCGGGAAGCTGGCCACCGCCATGCCGACCTCGAGGTCTTCGACCCCGCTGCCTACGGCTTCGACCACGCCGGCCAGTTCATAGCCGATACCGGCCGGCAGGCGTGCCTGTTCCGGCGCCAGGTTCTGCCGCCAGAGCATATCGCGCCAGTTCACCCCCAGCGCCTGGGTACGCACCAGCACTTCGTCGGGGCCTGGTTTGGGCGTCGGCACTTCTTCCAGACGCAGCACGCTGGGATCGCCGAACTGGTGGAAACGGATCATGCGGGACATCACACACCTCGCCTTCATATCTCTATGGCCACGGACTCTATACGGGCTTTCCCGGCAACACCACCCGCCCATATTGATAGTCACCATAAATAGGGATGATCGACGCCGGTGCGAGTTCAACTCGCCAGGTAGCCGCTGCACTCTTGACGCCAGCGTGCCACGGCCGCACCTTTCACACACTTCATCCGGATGCCGCCCATGAACCGCAATGACCTGCGCCGTGTCGATCTCAATCTGCTGATCGTGTTCGAAACGCTCATGCACGAGCGCAGCGTCACCCGTGCCGCGGAGAAACTGTTCCTCGGCCAGCCGGCGATCAGTGCCGCCCTCTCCCGCCTGCGCGGCCTGTTCGATGACCCACTGTTCGTCCGCACCGGGCGCAGCATGGAACCCACCGCACGGGCCGGCGAGATCTTCGCCCTGCTCTCGCCGGCGCTGGACTCCATCTCTACTGCAGTCAGCCGCGCCACCGACTTCGAGCCGGCGACCAGCAAGGCGGTGTTTCGCATCGGTCTGTCCGACGATGTCGAGTTCGCCCTGCTGCCGCCGCTGATCCGCCGTCTGCGCGGCGAGGCGCCGGGGGTGATCCTGGTGGTGCGCCGCGCCAACTACCTGCTGATGCCCAACCTGCTGGCCTCTGGCGAGATTTCCGTGGGCGTCGGCTACACCGAGGATCTGCCGGCCAACGCCAAGCGCAAGGTGCTGCGGCGCAGCCGGGCCAAGCTGCTGCGTGCCGACAGCGCACCGGGCAACCTCAGCCTGGA
The window above is part of the Pseudomonas alcaligenes genome. Proteins encoded here:
- a CDS encoding zinc-dependent alcohol dehydrogenase family protein; translation: MSRMIRFHQFGDPSVLRLEEVPTPKPGPDEVLVRTQALGVNWRDMLWRQNLAPEQARLPAGIGYELAGVVEAVGSGVEDLEVGMAVASFPAFSPNQYQAWGDLVLIPRLALTRYPDVLSPQEAAVHYTGHLYAYFALVDLAAVQPGQHVLITEAAHCHAPQAVQLAKALGAKVIAATSESGSRAWLRELGADKVIDTEEQDLVLEVERYTNGQGVEVVLDQCAGPQMKLLGDVAATRGKLIIYGVNGGNDAAFPACAAFKKHLQFYRHCILDFTGQPELGLEYNEAAVQRALTRVNQLTADRLLKPTICKTFDFKDFVKASEFMETCPANGRVVMSVTD
- a CDS encoding LysR family transcriptional regulator, whose translation is MNRNDLRRVDLNLLIVFETLMHERSVTRAAEKLFLGQPAISAALSRLRGLFDDPLFVRTGRSMEPTARAGEIFALLSPALDSISTAVSRATDFEPATSKAVFRIGLSDDVEFALLPPLIRRLRGEAPGVILVVRRANYLLMPNLLASGEISVGVGYTEDLPANAKRKVLRRSRAKLLRADSAPGNLSLDEYCARPHALVSFAGDLSGFIDEALEKVGRKRSVVLAVPQFNGLGTLLAGTDIVATVPDYTAAALTAAGGLRAEELPLEPQTFELHMAWRGAQDNDPAERWLRSRIQMFCGDPDSL